A portion of the Lolium rigidum isolate FL_2022 chromosome 1, APGP_CSIRO_Lrig_0.1, whole genome shotgun sequence genome contains these proteins:
- the LOC124702186 gene encoding uncharacterized protein LOC124702186, with translation MEPSDLNTHLPPRKRLLAGFRTAAAASSDASEQSPPPPSPLILPDDLAARLRAMMGPPASTPPSPEEIIQAARHAASAAADAAAAARAVAADKAAVAAKARAAARAAMELLDSISIARSRNGIQLKAKSRKKHVQVKLLYRPPGDGWASEAGKETVGDDDDAPPRPRRRRESDEEVARKLHRVMNSSPRISFTGPKRPSGIDVGNDECHGEGGGDACNGSSMHTSPTEVGGLVNGCSAGKSGERTVHFTKIRAPDGDGEESSWNAAKSRHIADNGVGIGNSSAGRKVKIKRKQLFLNHHDSKEREERTEPAVESIVYDELKSNGAEKRSSFADSRAARGDDPVPMKISSVWKFKKFKPSSHCSSSDSKMLHNVCSSAEASASVKAD, from the coding sequence ATGGAGCCGTCGGATCTGAACACGCACCTGCCGCCCCGGAAGCGGCTGCTCGCCGGGTTCAGGACGGCGGCCGCGGCTTCATCCGATGCCTCCGAGCAGTCTCCGCCGCCCCCGTCCCCTCTCATCCTCCCCGACGATCTCGCCGCCCGCCTCCGTGCAATGATGGGTCCCCCGGCCAGCACCCCGCCCTCGCCCGAAGAGATCATCCAGGCCGCCCGGCACGCCGCCTCCGCAGCTGCCGATGCTGCCGCGGCAGCCCGGGCAGTCGCCGCAGACAAGGCGGCCGTGGCCGCCAAGGCTAGGGCTGCTGCTAGGGCAGCCATGGAGCTCCTCGATTCCATCTCCATCGCCAGGTCCAGAAATGGGATCCAGCTCAAGGCCAAGTCCAGGAAGAAGCATGTCCAGGTCAAGCTCTTGTACAGGCCGCCTGGCGATGGCTGGGCGAGTGAGGCGGGGAAAGAAACTGtgggcgatgatgatgatgctcctCCCAGGCCTCGGAGGCGCAGGGAGAGCGATGAGGAGGTCGCTCGCAAGCTGCACCGCGTGATGAACAGCTCGCCGCGGATATCTTTCACTGGACCAAAGAGGCCTAGTGGCATTGACGTTGGCAATGATGAATGCCATGGTGAGGGTGGGGGTGATGCTTGCAATGGCTCTTCGATGCACACATCGCCAACTGAGGTTGGCGGGTTGGTTAATGGATGTTCTGCTGGGAAATCTGGCGAGAGAACTGTTCACTTTACCAAGATTAGGGCTCCAGATGGTGATGGTGAGGAGTCTTCTTGGAACGCTGCAAAGAGTAGGCACATTGCTGATAATGGAGTTGGAATTGGAAACTCAAGCGCTGGTCGGAAAGTGAAGATCAAGAGGAAGCAACTGTTTTTGAACCACCATGACAGTAAAGAGAGAGAAGAGCGTACAGAGCCAGCCGTAGAATCTATAGTATACGATGAATTGAAGTCAAATGGCGCAGAAAAGAGATCGAGTTTTGCAGATTCAAGGGCAGCACGGGGGGATGATCCTGTGCCGATGAAGATCTCCTCCGTGTGGAAGTTCAAGAAGTTCAAGCCATCGTCACACTGCTCTTCCTCCGACAGCAAGATGTTGCACAACGTGTGTTCCTCAGCTGAAGCCTCTGCTTCGGTGAAAGCTGATTGA